The sequence ACGCCGGCTACGTCTGGGAGGCCGTCCGGCGGTGGCTGGGCGACGAGGCCCTCGTGACCACGCTCGACCTCCGCTTCACCAGCAACGCGTTCGCGGGCGAGTCCCTCACGGTGGGCGGCCAGGTGGACGAGGTGGACGAGTCCTCCGGCGAGCTCCGCTGCTCGGTCTGGCTCCGGCGAGACGACGGGTCGGACGTGCTCTCGGGACGCGCCTCCGTCGCTGGAGGAGGGCTGTGACCATGGAGATCGACCTCTACCCCGGCACCGGCATCAGGATCTCGGATGCGGCTGACTACGCGCGAATGACCGAGTCCGCCGGTCTGGGCGGGCTGTGGGCCCTCGAAGCCGCCTACGAACCCTTCACGCCCCTCGCGATCGCCGCCCAGGAGAGCGACCGGATCGAGCTCCGCACGGCCATCGCGGTGGCGTTCGCTCGCAGCCCCATGCTGGTCGCGCAGCTCGCGCACGAGCTGGTCCGGACGAGCAACGGCCGCTTCACCCTGGGACTGGGGTCGCAGGTCCGTGCACACATCGTGCGTCGCTTCAGCCAGGAGTGGTCCGACCCCGTCGAGCGCATGGCCGAATACGTGGACGCCTTGCGTGCGATCTGGTCGTGCTGGAACGACGACGTGCCGCTGGACTTCAAGGGCAGCTACTACCAGCACACCTTGATGACTCCGATGTTCGACCCCGGGCCCAGCGGGCACCCGATGCCACCCGTCCACCTGGCCGCGGTCGGGTCGGCGATGATCTCGATGGCGGCGGAGCGGGCCGACGGGTTGGTGCTGCACCCGCTCTCGTCGCTGCGGACCCTGGACGAGCACGTGCTGCCCTTGGTCGACGAACGGCGTCGCCGCGGCGACTTCGAGCTGAGCTGTCCCGTGCTCGTCATCACCGGCAGGACCGATGAGGAGCTCGACGTCGCCCGGGCGGCGGTGCGCAAGCAGCTGGCCTTCTACGCCTCGACCCCCGCCTACCGTTGGGTCTTCGACCTGTACGGCGAGGGCGATCGCGCCGACCGGCTGCGCGAGCTCTCCCGACAGGGGCTGTGGGACGAGATGACGACCCTGATCACCGACGAGCTGGTGGGCGAGTTCGCCGTTGAGGCGAGCTCCCACGACCTGCTCGACGCAGTGCGCGCTCGGTTCGATGCGCACATCGACCGGGTGGGCCTCTATGCGCCCTACGTGATGGACCGGGAGCAGTGGCTCGCGGTGGGTGCCGGAAGTGGGGTCCGACCTTGATCCGCAGACGTCCCAGGAGTGGCTCATGAGTGAAGAGAAGATCGTCGTCCTCGAGGGCGCCCGCACCCCGATCGGCAGCTTTGGCGGGATGTTCAAGGACGTGCCGGGGTTCGAGCTCGGCGCGGTCGCCGTCCGGGAGGCGCTCACGCGTGCCCGGGTGGAGGACAGCGACATCTCCGAGGTGGTGATGGGCTGCATCGGCCAGGTCGGACCGGACGCCTACAACGCGCGCCGCGTCGCGGTCACGGCCGGACTTCCCAAGAGCGTGCCTGCCTACACGGTGAACCGCCTGTGCGGCTCGGGGCTGCAGGCGGTGTGGTCGGCGGCGATGGAGATGCGCTGGAACGACCTCGACTTCACCCTCGCGGGCGGTGATGAGTCGATGACCCGGATGCCGTTCTACGACTTCGGTGCCCGCAACGGCTACAAGCTCGGCAACCGCGACCTGGTCGACGGCACCGTGATGATGCTGACCGACCCGTTCGGCGGGATGCACATGGGGGTGACTGCGGAGAACGTCGCTGACAAGTACGCCGTCTCTCGCGAGGAGCAGGACGAGTTCGCGGCCGAGTCGCAGCGCCGGGCGGCGACCGCAGAGGCCAGGGCTGCTTTCGCCGAGGAGATCGTCGCGGTCGAGGTGGGTGGGCGCAGGCCGTTCACCGCCGAGGTCGACGAGCACCCCAAGCCGGACACGACCGTCGAGACGCTGGCGGGTCTGCGTCCGGCGTTCATGAAGGGCGGGACGGTCACGGCTGGCAACGCCTCCGGCATCAACGACGGCGCGGCCGCTCTCGTGCTGGCGCGGCAGTCCGCGGCCGAGCAACGGGGCCTCACGGGGCTGGTGACCCTCGAGGCGGTCACCACGGCGGCGATGGAACCGGAGCTGATGGGGTACGCCCCGACGTACGCACTCAAGGCGTTGTTCGAGAAGACCGGGACCGCACCCGGTGACATCGGGATCATCGAGCTCAACGAGGCCTTTGCCTCCCAGGCGGTCGCGGTGATGCGGGATGCGGGCCTGAGTCACGAGCGGGTCAACCCGTACGGCGGTGCGATCGCGCTCGGTCATCCGGTCGGCGCGACCGGGGCGAACCTGACCCTGCGGGTGGCCAAGGACATGGTGCGTCGCGACCTCGAGCTGGGCATCGTGACGATGTGCATCGGCGGCGGGCAGGCACTGGCGGCGCTGTTCAAGCGGGTCTGACGTGAAGCACCGCTAGCGTGCCACGCTGTCGCGTGACGAGGGATGGCCGGCCAACGGTCAGCCGTCCAGCACGAACCACACAGTCAAACCGGTCGCACTGAGCTCCGAGCCCCACCGACTGGCGAGCGCGTCCACCAACCGCAACCCACGGCCATGCACCGCGAGGGGATCTGCCTGCAGGTCCACCGTGCGGCCCACCGGCCGAGAGCCGGCGTCCCGTACGGCGATGGTGATGACGCCCGAGTCCTCACACACGCGTACCGAGGAACCGCCTGCACCATGCACCACTGCGTTGGTCACCAGCTCGGAGAGACACAGGACGGCGGTCTCGGTGTCGTCCTCGTTCACGCCCCAGCTCTGGAGCACCCGGCGCACGAAGGCCCGCGCCTCGCCCACAGCGGCGAGATCCGTCGAGTTGCTGTGGTGGGCCGTCCTGACCCCGGGTGCCGTGTCGTCAGCCCAGTCGTCGAGGCGGCGAACGCGTTGCAGCTGCGCCCAGCGCAGCTCTCGTCCCAGCTCGGTGCCGTGAACGAGGAGCTCCTCGGTGAGGACGGTGGAGGATTCCGGCGGCTCGTCGTAGAACAGAACGAATCCGCCCAGCACCTGGGCGGCGGACATGATCGGCACGGCAGCCACGAAACGGGTCGGGGTGCCGTTTTGGGCCTTCACGAAGTCGGCGTAGGTCGGTCTGAGCTGCCCCAGGGTGCCCGCGACGGCCGCGCCGCTTCGGACGGCCCGGTTGAGCGGGACGTCGTCGTAGGCGTCCACGAGACACCACCGGGCACTGGTCCCGCTGTGCCGATCGCTCGCGGTGAATCGGAGGCGGCGGCCCCCGCCCTCGACGACGGCCAGCCCGACGCGGTGCACCCCGGCCAGACGGGCGAGCCGTCCTAGTGCGCCCAGCGCCCAGACGTCGACGACCGGATCGACCTCCAGGTGCGGCTCGACTGCCCCGTCCACATACCGACACTAGGCTCAGCCGGTTGTTCGTGCCAGCGGGTCTGGGCGATGTGCCAGGCCGCACGCGCCGGGCGCACCCCCATATTTTCGGTATTCCGCATGCGCGCCAGAAGGAGCACAGTCGAGCCAGGAGACTGCGAACGGAGACCCCATGAGCCGACCCGGGACGATCGTCACACGGAGCCGCATCGTCACGCTCATGGCGGGGGTCGTGAGTCTCAGCTGCGCGCTTCTCTGGACTCCGGTCGCAGAGGCCGAGAAGCCGTCCACCACGCCGACAGCGACCGTCGAGGTGTACGACGACTTCGGCCGGACGGGCTACTCGCTGGCGGACTACGAGCAGAAGTGGTCCAACCCCTACGGTCTCGGCGAGATGGGGTTGACCGACACCCGCTCGTTCTCACGGGGGGCGTTCAAGCTCTCCGCGGTGCCGTTTCGCACGGGCGCAGACTTCAGTGTGTTCGACCACTTGAAGTACATCGCGATCAGCAACAAGTCCTTCGCAGTGCCGGCCAGCGGCTCGTTGGAGATCAGCTCGACGATCAGGGCGTCGACCCCTGGCACCGAACCCGGTCGAGTCGTCCACGGCACCTACATCGAGAGCGGGGCTCCGTACGCCGAGGAGACCCTCGAGGGGCAACAGGCCGGCGTGGTCATGAACGTCATCGACTTCAGCACCGGGCAGCTCTTTGACTGGTTCGTCTCGGGCGGCACGGCGTTTGCGCTCATCGAGCGTCTGCCCTCGAACGTCACCGGCAACGCCCCGGAGGGGTCACCCGACTACGTCGGCCGCGAGAAGATGTACACCCAGATCATCAGGGAGATCCCTGCGTCCCCGGGGACCCACACCGTCAGCATTCGCATCAACCGCGACGCCACCGGGGGCTCGGTGGACTACTTCTTCGACGGAAAGCCGATCGCCCACGTCGACGACGTCGGCGTCCCCCTGGATGCCCAAGGTGCTCCCTACAGCGGCATCTACCCGTCGCTCGGCGCCGGAGAAGACCTGAGTGCCAAGGTGAACAGTGTCGTGATCGGCCACGGGCTGTTCAGCCTGCTGGACGCCTTCCCGTTCCAACACCCCGAAGCACCCGAGCTTGCGGTGAGCATCCCGCTGAGTGAGCGGCTCTTCGGCCAAGGTGCCACCGGGACCTTCGACGACTTCCGGGTCAAGACCGTCGCACGCTGAGGCTCGGTGGCGGCTCCACGTTGGGTGCGCCCAGCCCGATGGGACGGGCTGGGCGCCGGGCTGCATGCCTGGGAGGGACACATGCACGACCCGGATGCGGGGGAGCGCGTCACCCGGCATCGGACAAGACGCTAGGGGGTTCTCGGCGCTACCCCGCAGTAAGCGACCTGGGTCACGCCTCTGCTCTGGTTACTGCCCAGTCTCCGAGATGTGCGGACAGCTCAGCGTCGCCCGGCGCGCAGCATGCCGGCCCGGTGATGGAGCAGCGCGAGGCTGGTGATGGCGCTCTCGACCACCGACTCCCTGCGGTGTCGACCGACGTACTCGTTCGGCGAAGGCGGCGCCGTGACCGAGCTCGCGACGAGGGTCGCGGGGATGCGGATCGCGGCTGCAGTTCCGCCGTCCTCCGCGCGGGCCAGCTGGACGGTCAGACCGTGGCGTAGTGCGAGCCGACCGGCGACATACAGACCCATGGATTCTTGACCGTCATCCCCGGGTGGATCCACTGCGCGCAACATGCTGTTGATCGCCCACAGCGAACCGTCAGGCATCGCCAGCGCTGGGTTCCACACTCGGATGACGGTCTGTCCGTCGACGTGCGGGGGGTCGATGTCCACCACCGTGTCGGTGCTGCTGGATGCCAGCGAGTAGTCGATGATCTCCGTCAGCAGGTGCACCAGGTCGAGGGCCACGCCGCCGGCGACATCGAGCTCCGGCGCGGTGGGGAGCACGACGCGACGGAAGTCGTGGACTCCCGCGACGGATGCCTGGAGCACGTCGGCGAGCCGCAGTGGGTCGCTCATGGTGTGGGTGCTCGTGTCGAGCAGGACACCAAGGCTGGCAGTGCTGCGTCCCAGGAGCGTGGCGAGGTGGTCGACGCGGAAGAGTCGTTCCAGCCGCGTCGGGTCGCTCTCGTCCTTCTCGAGCTCGTCGAGCAGGACGTGGACGTCGTTGACCAGCACCTGCTGGCGTCGCGCCAGGGCTCCGATCATGCGGCCGACCGGGGCATCGATGTCGGTGCCGATCGCTCGGTGGTCGTCGTCACTGGTCGGCATGCATCCCCCCTGCGTCGGTAGCCCACTTCGCCCTGGCGCCCGAGAGGCTGGCTGCTCTCGAATGTAGGGATTACCTATGGGTAGCAAGTGGACACGGACAGATTTGAGACACCCATGCCCGCCATGACTCCAGATCAGGTCGTGGGCGGGGCATCCGTCGGTTCGAGCAGCTCCGGCAGGACGAGGTTGAACCGACGTCGTTGAGCGCTGATCACCACGTCCTCGGACTGCGCGAACCCGGTGCTGGGATCGAGCGCCGTCAGCACATAGCGACCCAGAGGCGGCAGTCCGAGCTCGTAGTGGCCCTCCTCATCAGTCCTGGTCGCACCGGCGGACTCGCCCGAGGCGTCGGTGAGCACGACGAGCGCGTCGTCGATGGGCCACCCGCCGCGGGAGACCACGCCGGCGACCGTGAGCCGCTCGTCGAGCCTGAGCACGGTGGTGGTCTCGGCCGAGAGGTGGCGCAGCTCGGACCGGGCAGCCCAGCCCTCGGCGGAGCAGATCACCAGGTACTCCTCAGCCCCGGGCAGCACGACCGACCAGCGACCGTCGTTGTCGGCGCGCGCCCAGTCCGCTTGTCGCCCGCGCCGGTCGAGCACCGAGACCACCGCGAGTCGGGCGGGCTTGCCGTCGGGACGCTGCACCCGGCCGCGGACGACGACCTCGGTGCCGACGTCAGCGCGGCGTACGGCGTCGCCGCGAGCAACGGGCGCCCGTTCACCGGCGACCGGGGGACCAGCCGCGAGGACCGGGGCGACACGAGCGGGGATGAGGAACCCGACTGCCGCACCGGCGAACGCGGCAACGGCGGCGATCCAGCTCATCGAGTGCAGCGCCGCTTCGGAGGGGTAGGCGCCGCCGGCGACGATGCCGGCGGTCAGCACCGCTGCGACGGTGGCCGAGCACGTCGAGGTGCCGATGGAGCGGACCACGGTGTTGAGCCCGTTGGCCGCGGCCGTCTCGCTGATCGGCACCGACTGCATGATCAGCACCGGCATCGCCGCGAAGCTGACTGCGATCCCGATCGAGACGACGGAGACGCCCACCATGAGCTGGATGAGGGAACCGTCGAGGAGCACCCGGACGACGTAGCCGAAGCCCGTGATGCAGAGGCCGGCGATCAAGGTGATCCGTGCGCCGAACCGGCGCGTGATCGACGCGGAGACCGGCGCCATCAGGACCATCAGCACGCCGCCGGGCAGCATGGCCAGCCCGGCCTCGGTGACCCCCAGGCCGAACCCGACGCCGGTCGAGACAGGGATCTGGAGCTGCTGGGTGGCGACCAGCAGGTTGGTGAACATCGCGAACCCGGCCAGCAGCGAGGCGATGTTGGTGAGCAGCACGGGTCGGCGGGTCGAGGTGCGCAGGTCGACGAGGGGCGCGCCGGTGCGCAGCTCCCACGGAGCCCAGAGGGCGAAGAAGAGCACGGCGAGGGTGAAGGAGAGCAGCGTCCACTGCGACGTCCACCCCCAGACGCCCCCCTTGGAGATGCCCAGCAAGAGGGCCGTCAGGGCGATCGACATCAAGATGGCGCCCAGCCAGTCGAAGCGGCTGGGCGTCCTCACCCCCGACTCCGGCACCACG comes from Nocardioides piscis and encodes:
- a CDS encoding MaoC/PaaZ C-terminal domain-containing protein, yielding MTAHVGTTIPEWRVEVDPQAMKPFALLLRDPNPIHLDPEVVRELGLGDRVINQGPLNAGYVWEAVRRWLGDEALVTTLDLRFTSNAFAGESLTVGGQVDEVDESSGELRCSVWLRRDDGSDVLSGRASVAGGGL
- a CDS encoding TIGR03617 family F420-dependent LLM class oxidoreductase, with product MEIDLYPGTGIRISDAADYARMTESAGLGGLWALEAAYEPFTPLAIAAQESDRIELRTAIAVAFARSPMLVAQLAHELVRTSNGRFTLGLGSQVRAHIVRRFSQEWSDPVERMAEYVDALRAIWSCWNDDVPLDFKGSYYQHTLMTPMFDPGPSGHPMPPVHLAAVGSAMISMAAERADGLVLHPLSSLRTLDEHVLPLVDERRRRGDFELSCPVLVITGRTDEELDVARAAVRKQLAFYASTPAYRWVFDLYGEGDRADRLRELSRQGLWDEMTTLITDELVGEFAVEASSHDLLDAVRARFDAHIDRVGLYAPYVMDREQWLAVGAGSGVRP
- a CDS encoding MFS transporter — its product is MTATALAVEPERSSRSGAIVLVLALCGTAVSLMQTLVVPLLTDFPRLLDTTPDNAAWLVTVTLLTSAVATPILSRLADMHGKRRMIVVSLVALLAGSLLGALSDSLAVLIVARMLQGFAPALIPIGISTMRDELPPEKIGGAVALMSATLGIGGAVGLPLSGVIYEAFGWQAVFWGSVVMSLVMLALVLTVVPESGVRTPSRFDWLGAILMSIALTALLLGISKGGVWGWTSQWTLLSFTLAVLFFALWAPWELRTGAPLVDLRTSTRRPVLLTNIASLLAGFAMFTNLLVATQQLQIPVSTGVGFGLGVTEAGLAMLPGGVLMVLMAPVSASITRRFGARITLIAGLCITGFGYVVRVLLDGSLIQLMVGVSVVSIGIAVSFAAMPVLIMQSVPISETAAANGLNTVVRSIGTSTCSATVAAVLTAGIVAGGAYPSEAALHSMSWIAAVAAFAGAAVGFLIPARVAPVLAAGPPVAGERAPVARGDAVRRADVGTEVVVRGRVQRPDGKPARLAVVSVLDRRGRQADWARADNDGRWSVVLPGAEEYLVICSAEGWAARSELRHLSAETTTVLRLDERLTVAGVVSRGGWPIDDALVVLTDASGESAGATRTDEEGHYELGLPPLGRYVLTALDPSTGFAQSEDVVISAQRRRFNLVLPELLEPTDAPPTT
- a CDS encoding ATP-binding protein, with protein sequence MPTSDDDHRAIGTDIDAPVGRMIGALARRQQVLVNDVHVLLDELEKDESDPTRLERLFRVDHLATLLGRSTASLGVLLDTSTHTMSDPLRLADVLQASVAGVHDFRRVVLPTAPELDVAGGVALDLVHLLTEIIDYSLASSSTDTVVDIDPPHVDGQTVIRVWNPALAMPDGSLWAINSMLRAVDPPGDDGQESMGLYVAGRLALRHGLTVQLARAEDGGTAAAIRIPATLVASSVTAPPSPNEYVGRHRRESVVESAITSLALLHHRAGMLRAGRR
- a CDS encoding DUF6081 family protein, which translates into the protein MSRPGTIVTRSRIVTLMAGVVSLSCALLWTPVAEAEKPSTTPTATVEVYDDFGRTGYSLADYEQKWSNPYGLGEMGLTDTRSFSRGAFKLSAVPFRTGADFSVFDHLKYIAISNKSFAVPASGSLEISSTIRASTPGTEPGRVVHGTYIESGAPYAEETLEGQQAGVVMNVIDFSTGQLFDWFVSGGTAFALIERLPSNVTGNAPEGSPDYVGREKMYTQIIREIPASPGTHTVSIRINRDATGGSVDYFFDGKPIAHVDDVGVPLDAQGAPYSGIYPSLGAGEDLSAKVNSVVIGHGLFSLLDAFPFQHPEAPELAVSIPLSERLFGQGATGTFDDFRVKTVAR
- a CDS encoding ATP-binding protein; this encodes MDGAVEPHLEVDPVVDVWALGALGRLARLAGVHRVGLAVVEGGGRRLRFTASDRHSGTSARWCLVDAYDDVPLNRAVRSGAAVAGTLGQLRPTYADFVKAQNGTPTRFVAAVPIMSAAQVLGGFVLFYDEPPESSTVLTEELLVHGTELGRELRWAQLQRVRRLDDWADDTAPGVRTAHHSNSTDLAAVGEARAFVRRVLQSWGVNEDDTETAVLCLSELVTNAVVHGAGGSSVRVCEDSGVITIAVRDAGSRPVGRTVDLQADPLAVHGRGLRLVDALASRWGSELSATGLTVWFVLDG
- a CDS encoding thiolase family protein — translated: MSEEKIVVLEGARTPIGSFGGMFKDVPGFELGAVAVREALTRARVEDSDISEVVMGCIGQVGPDAYNARRVAVTAGLPKSVPAYTVNRLCGSGLQAVWSAAMEMRWNDLDFTLAGGDESMTRMPFYDFGARNGYKLGNRDLVDGTVMMLTDPFGGMHMGVTAENVADKYAVSREEQDEFAAESQRRAATAEARAAFAEEIVAVEVGGRRPFTAEVDEHPKPDTTVETLAGLRPAFMKGGTVTAGNASGINDGAAALVLARQSAAEQRGLTGLVTLEAVTTAAMEPELMGYAPTYALKALFEKTGTAPGDIGIIELNEAFASQAVAVMRDAGLSHERVNPYGGAIALGHPVGATGANLTLRVAKDMVRRDLELGIVTMCIGGGQALAALFKRV